The following proteins are encoded in a genomic region of Sebastes fasciatus isolate fSebFas1 chromosome 14, fSebFas1.pri, whole genome shotgun sequence:
- the ift88 gene encoding intraflagellar transport protein 88 homolog isoform X7 — protein sequence MENVHLAVEEEDLYSGYNDYNPTFDSEELENDVGFQQAVRTSHGRRPPMTAKFPGTAIGARPLATSFGARVPMASSMGRPMTGAVQDGAARPMTAVKAAGYSSSMTRGSTFDPLGQSKGPAPQLETKNEDTPEEKIKILEKKVNDLIEESCMAQSIGALQLALEKGKEAGRKERTLVRQREQSGNGEHITLDLTYSVLLNLANQYANNEMYPEALNSYQVIVKNKMFSNAGRLKVNMANIYVKQKSYPKAIKFYRMALDQISNANKEVRIKIMQNIGVVFVRMGQYSDAITSFEHIMSESPNIKTGFNLILCYYAIGDRERMKKAFQKLISVPLGIDDEDKYIPSNDDTDSNLVIEAIKNDKLHQMERDLKVLAEKYIMTAAKLIAPAIETSFATGFDWCVDMVKSSQYVELANDLEINKAITYLRQKDFNQVTAVETLKTFEKKDSRVKSAAATNLSFLYFLEKDYDQADRYADLAMTADRYNPAALINKGNTVFVKQDYEKAAEFYKEALRNDSSCTEALYNLGLTYKKLNRLEEALDCFLKLHAILRNSAQVMYQLANLYELLEDPQQAIEWLIQVLSVTHTDPQALAKLGELYDGEGDKSQAFQYYYESFRYFPSNIDVIEWLGAYYIETQFCEKAIQYFERATLIQPTQVKWQLMVASCYRRSGNYQKALETYKDIHRKFPENVECLRFLVRLCTDMGLKEVQEYATKLKKAEKMKEIREQRVKSGREGSARGRREGREGSAGSGDVDVKADSSHSSSSTKGERMSAKMRSLPGSNEPYEASSPKEIDASYVDPLGPQMERPKTGAKKRVEDDDFADEELGDDLLP from the exons ATGGAGAATGTGCATCTggctgtggaggaggaggatcttTATTCCGGTTATAACGACTATAATCCAACATTTGACTCAGAG GAGTTGGAGAATGATGTAGGCTTCCAGCAAGCAGTGAGGACAAGTCATGGAAGAAGACCTCCG ATGACTGCCAAATTTCCTGGCACTGCCATTGGAGCTCGACCTTTAGCTACTTCCTTTGGA GCTCGGGTCCCGATGGCCTCTTCAATGGGCAGACCCATGACTGGAGCTGTGCAG GATGGAGCCGCCCGACCAATGACTGCTGTCAAAGCAGCTGGTTACAGTTCCTCCATGACCCGTG GCTCGACCTTTGACCCTCTGGGTCAGTCCAAAGGCCCCGCACCTCAACTTGAAACAAAGAATGAGGACAC gCCTGAGGAGAAGATCAAGATCCTGGAGAAGAAAGTGAATGACCTGATAGAAGAGAGCTGCATGGCTCAGAGCATCGGAGCCTTACAGCTG GCTCTGGAAAAAGGTAAAGAGGccgggaggaaggagaggacgCTGGTGAGACAGAGGGAACAGTCTGGCAACGGAGAACACATCACTTTAGACCTCACCTACTCT GTTTTGCTCAACCTTGCCAACCAGTATGCGAATAATGAAATGTACCCAGAGGCCCTAAACAGCTACCAGGTCATCGTGAAGAACAAGATGTTCAGTAACGCAG GCCGCCTGAAAGTCAACATGGCCAACATCTACGTCAAACAGAAGAGCTACCCCAAAGCCATCAAGTTCTACCGAATGGCCCTGGATCAGATCTCCAACGCCAACAAGGAAGTGAGGATCAAGATCATGCAGAACATCGGCGTGGTCTTCGTCCGCATGGGCCAGTACTCGGACGCCATAACGTCCTTCGAGCACATCATGAGCGAGAGCCCCAACATCAAGACGGGCTTCAACCTCATCCTGTGCTACTACGCCATCGGAGACagggagaggatgaagaaggCCTTTCAGAAGCTCATCTCTGTTCCTCTGGGCATCGACGATGAAGACAAGTACATCCCGTCTAAT GATGACACCGACTCAAACCTGGTCATCGAGGCCATTAAGAACGACAAACTTCACCAGATGGAGAGAGATCT AAAAGTCCTGGCTGAGAAGTACATTATGACTGCAGCCAAGCTCATCGCTCCGGCCATTGAGACTTCTTTTGCTACCGGATTTGACTG GTGTGTTGACATGGTGAAGAGTTCTCAGTATGTTGAGCTCGCCAACGACCTGGAGATAAACAAAGCCATCACCTACCTCCGACAGAAGGACTTCAATCAGGTGACT GCCGTGGAGACTCTGAAGACATTTGAGAAGAAGGACAGCAGAGTGAAGAGTGCTGCAGCCACCAACCTCTCTTTCCTCTACTTCCTG GAGAAGGACTATGACCAGGCCGACCGATACGCCGACCTCGCCATGACCGCCGACCGCTACAACCCGGCAGCACTGATCAACAAAGGCAACACGGTGTTCGTCAAGCAAGACTATGAAAAGGCTGCGGAGTTCTACAAAGAAGCACTGAGGAATGATTCCTCCTGCACCGAGGCCCTCTACAACCTGG GTCTAACCTATAAGAAGCTGAATCGTCTGGAGGAGGCTCTGGACTGCTTCCTGAAGCTCCACGCCATCCTGAGGAACAGCGCCCAGGTCATGTACCAGCTGGCCAACCT CTATGAGCTTCTGGAAGATCCCCAACAGGCCATCGAGTGGTTGATCCAGGTCTTGAGTGTAACTCACACCGACCCCCAGGCGCTGGCCAAACTGGGGGAGCTCTACGATGGCGAGGGGGACAAGTCCCAGGCTTTCCAGTACTACTACGAG TCCTTCAGGTACTTCCCCTCCAACATCGATGTGATCGAGTGGCTCGGGGCGTACTACATCGAGACGCAGTTCTGTGAGAAGGCCATTCAGTACTTTGAAAGAGCCACACTCATACA ACCGACCCAGGTGAAGTGGCAGCTAATGGTGGCGAGCTGCTACAGAAGAAGTG gaaactaccaGAAAGCTCTGGAAACGTATAAAGACATTCACCGCAAGTTTCCAGAAAACGTGGAAT gCCTGCGTTTCTTGGTGAGGTTGTGCACAGATATGGGATTGAAGGAAGTCCAAGAATACGCCACTAAGCTGAAGAAAGCGGAGAAGATGAAGGAGATCAGAGAACAG AGGGTGAAGTCGGGGCGGGAGGGCAGTGCCAGAGGTCGGAGAGAAGGCAGAGAGGGCAGCGCCGGGAGTGGTG
- the ift88 gene encoding intraflagellar transport protein 88 homolog isoform X9 yields the protein MENVHLAVEEEDLYSGYNDYNPTFDSEELENDVGFQQAVRTSHGRRPPMTAKFPGTAIGARPLATSFGARVPMASSMGRPMTGAVQDGAARPMTAVKAAGYSSSMTRGSTFDPLGQSKGPAPQLETKNEDTPEEKIKILEKKVNDLIEESCMAQSIGALQLALEKGKEAGRKERTLVRQREQSGNGEHITLDLTYSVLLNLANQYANNEMYPEALNSYQVIVKNKMFSNAGRLKVNMANIYVKQKSYPKAIKFYRMALDQISNANKEVRIKIMQNIGVVFVRMGQYSDAITSFEHIMSESPNIKTGFNLILCYYAIGDRERMKKAFQKLISVPLGIDDEDKYIPSNDDTDSNLVIEAIKNDKLHQMERDLKVLAEKYIMTAAKLIAPAIETSFATGFDWCVDMVKSSQYVELANDLEINKAITYLRQKDFNQAVETLKTFEKKDSRVKSAAATNLSFLYFLEKDYDQADRYADLAMTADRYNPAALINKGNTVFVKQDYEKAAEFYKEALRNDSSCTEALYNLGLTYKKLNRLEEALDCFLKLHAILRNSAQVMYQLANLYELLEDPQQAIEWLIQVLSVTHTDPQALAKLGELYDGEGDKSQAFQYYYESFRYFPSNIDVIEWLGAYYIETQFCEKAIQYFERATLIQPTQVKWQLMVASCYRRSGNYQKALETYKDIHRKFPENVECLRFLVRLCTDMGLKEVQEYATKLKKAEKMKEIREQRVKSGREGSARGRREGREGSAGSGDSSHSSSSTKGERMSAKMRSLPGSNEPYEASSPKEIDASYVDPLGPQMERPKTGAKKRVEDDDFADEELGDDLLP from the exons ATGGAGAATGTGCATCTggctgtggaggaggaggatcttTATTCCGGTTATAACGACTATAATCCAACATTTGACTCAGAG GAGTTGGAGAATGATGTAGGCTTCCAGCAAGCAGTGAGGACAAGTCATGGAAGAAGACCTCCG ATGACTGCCAAATTTCCTGGCACTGCCATTGGAGCTCGACCTTTAGCTACTTCCTTTGGA GCTCGGGTCCCGATGGCCTCTTCAATGGGCAGACCCATGACTGGAGCTGTGCAG GATGGAGCCGCCCGACCAATGACTGCTGTCAAAGCAGCTGGTTACAGTTCCTCCATGACCCGTG GCTCGACCTTTGACCCTCTGGGTCAGTCCAAAGGCCCCGCACCTCAACTTGAAACAAAGAATGAGGACAC gCCTGAGGAGAAGATCAAGATCCTGGAGAAGAAAGTGAATGACCTGATAGAAGAGAGCTGCATGGCTCAGAGCATCGGAGCCTTACAGCTG GCTCTGGAAAAAGGTAAAGAGGccgggaggaaggagaggacgCTGGTGAGACAGAGGGAACAGTCTGGCAACGGAGAACACATCACTTTAGACCTCACCTACTCT GTTTTGCTCAACCTTGCCAACCAGTATGCGAATAATGAAATGTACCCAGAGGCCCTAAACAGCTACCAGGTCATCGTGAAGAACAAGATGTTCAGTAACGCAG GCCGCCTGAAAGTCAACATGGCCAACATCTACGTCAAACAGAAGAGCTACCCCAAAGCCATCAAGTTCTACCGAATGGCCCTGGATCAGATCTCCAACGCCAACAAGGAAGTGAGGATCAAGATCATGCAGAACATCGGCGTGGTCTTCGTCCGCATGGGCCAGTACTCGGACGCCATAACGTCCTTCGAGCACATCATGAGCGAGAGCCCCAACATCAAGACGGGCTTCAACCTCATCCTGTGCTACTACGCCATCGGAGACagggagaggatgaagaaggCCTTTCAGAAGCTCATCTCTGTTCCTCTGGGCATCGACGATGAAGACAAGTACATCCCGTCTAAT GATGACACCGACTCAAACCTGGTCATCGAGGCCATTAAGAACGACAAACTTCACCAGATGGAGAGAGATCT AAAAGTCCTGGCTGAGAAGTACATTATGACTGCAGCCAAGCTCATCGCTCCGGCCATTGAGACTTCTTTTGCTACCGGATTTGACTG GTGTGTTGACATGGTGAAGAGTTCTCAGTATGTTGAGCTCGCCAACGACCTGGAGATAAACAAAGCCATCACCTACCTCCGACAGAAGGACTTCAATCAG GCCGTGGAGACTCTGAAGACATTTGAGAAGAAGGACAGCAGAGTGAAGAGTGCTGCAGCCACCAACCTCTCTTTCCTCTACTTCCTG GAGAAGGACTATGACCAGGCCGACCGATACGCCGACCTCGCCATGACCGCCGACCGCTACAACCCGGCAGCACTGATCAACAAAGGCAACACGGTGTTCGTCAAGCAAGACTATGAAAAGGCTGCGGAGTTCTACAAAGAAGCACTGAGGAATGATTCCTCCTGCACCGAGGCCCTCTACAACCTGG GTCTAACCTATAAGAAGCTGAATCGTCTGGAGGAGGCTCTGGACTGCTTCCTGAAGCTCCACGCCATCCTGAGGAACAGCGCCCAGGTCATGTACCAGCTGGCCAACCT CTATGAGCTTCTGGAAGATCCCCAACAGGCCATCGAGTGGTTGATCCAGGTCTTGAGTGTAACTCACACCGACCCCCAGGCGCTGGCCAAACTGGGGGAGCTCTACGATGGCGAGGGGGACAAGTCCCAGGCTTTCCAGTACTACTACGAG TCCTTCAGGTACTTCCCCTCCAACATCGATGTGATCGAGTGGCTCGGGGCGTACTACATCGAGACGCAGTTCTGTGAGAAGGCCATTCAGTACTTTGAAAGAGCCACACTCATACA ACCGACCCAGGTGAAGTGGCAGCTAATGGTGGCGAGCTGCTACAGAAGAAGTG gaaactaccaGAAAGCTCTGGAAACGTATAAAGACATTCACCGCAAGTTTCCAGAAAACGTGGAAT gCCTGCGTTTCTTGGTGAGGTTGTGCACAGATATGGGATTGAAGGAAGTCCAAGAATACGCCACTAAGCTGAAGAAAGCGGAGAAGATGAAGGAGATCAGAGAACAG AGGGTGAAGTCGGGGCGGGAGGGCAGTGCCAGAGGTCGGAGAGAAGGCAGAGAGGGCAGCGCCGGGAGTGGTG
- the ift88 gene encoding intraflagellar transport protein 88 homolog isoform X8, giving the protein MENVHLAVEEEDLYSGYNDYNPTFDSEELENDVGFQQAVRTSHGRRPPMTAKFPGTAIGARPLATSFGARVPMASSMGRPMTGAVQDGAARPMTAVKAAGYSSSMTRGSTFDPLGQSKGPAPQLETKNEDTPEEKIKILEKKVNDLIEESCMAQSIGALQLALEKGKEAGRKERTLVRQREQSGNGEHITLDLTYSVLLNLANQYANNEMYPEALNSYQVIVKNKMFSNAGRLKVNMANIYVKQKSYPKAIKFYRMALDQISNANKEVRIKIMQNIGVVFVRMGQYSDAITSFEHIMSESPNIKTGFNLILCYYAIGDRERMKKAFQKLISVPLGIDDEDKYIPSNDDTDSNLVIEAIKNDKLHQMERDLKVLAEKYIMTAAKLIAPAIETSFATGFDWCVDMVKSSQYVELANDLEINKAITYLRQKDFNQVTAVETLKTFEKKDSRVKSAAATNLSFLYFLEKDYDQADRYADLAMTADRYNPAALINKGNTVFVKQDYEKAAEFYKEALRNDSSCTEALYNLGLTYKKLNRLEEALDCFLKLHAILRNSAQVMYQLANLYELLEDPQQAIEWLIQVLSVTHTDPQALAKLGELYDGEGDKSQAFQYYYESFRYFPSNIDVIEWLGAYYIETQFCEKAIQYFERATLIQPTQVKWQLMVASCYRRSGNYQKALETYKDIHRKFPENVECLRFLVRLCTDMGLKEVQEYATKLKKAEKMKEIREQRVKSGREGSARGRREGREGSAGSGDSSHSSSSTKGERMSAKMRSLPGSNEPYEASSPKEIDASYVDPLGPQMERPKTGAKKRVEDDDFADEELGDDLLP; this is encoded by the exons ATGGAGAATGTGCATCTggctgtggaggaggaggatcttTATTCCGGTTATAACGACTATAATCCAACATTTGACTCAGAG GAGTTGGAGAATGATGTAGGCTTCCAGCAAGCAGTGAGGACAAGTCATGGAAGAAGACCTCCG ATGACTGCCAAATTTCCTGGCACTGCCATTGGAGCTCGACCTTTAGCTACTTCCTTTGGA GCTCGGGTCCCGATGGCCTCTTCAATGGGCAGACCCATGACTGGAGCTGTGCAG GATGGAGCCGCCCGACCAATGACTGCTGTCAAAGCAGCTGGTTACAGTTCCTCCATGACCCGTG GCTCGACCTTTGACCCTCTGGGTCAGTCCAAAGGCCCCGCACCTCAACTTGAAACAAAGAATGAGGACAC gCCTGAGGAGAAGATCAAGATCCTGGAGAAGAAAGTGAATGACCTGATAGAAGAGAGCTGCATGGCTCAGAGCATCGGAGCCTTACAGCTG GCTCTGGAAAAAGGTAAAGAGGccgggaggaaggagaggacgCTGGTGAGACAGAGGGAACAGTCTGGCAACGGAGAACACATCACTTTAGACCTCACCTACTCT GTTTTGCTCAACCTTGCCAACCAGTATGCGAATAATGAAATGTACCCAGAGGCCCTAAACAGCTACCAGGTCATCGTGAAGAACAAGATGTTCAGTAACGCAG GCCGCCTGAAAGTCAACATGGCCAACATCTACGTCAAACAGAAGAGCTACCCCAAAGCCATCAAGTTCTACCGAATGGCCCTGGATCAGATCTCCAACGCCAACAAGGAAGTGAGGATCAAGATCATGCAGAACATCGGCGTGGTCTTCGTCCGCATGGGCCAGTACTCGGACGCCATAACGTCCTTCGAGCACATCATGAGCGAGAGCCCCAACATCAAGACGGGCTTCAACCTCATCCTGTGCTACTACGCCATCGGAGACagggagaggatgaagaaggCCTTTCAGAAGCTCATCTCTGTTCCTCTGGGCATCGACGATGAAGACAAGTACATCCCGTCTAAT GATGACACCGACTCAAACCTGGTCATCGAGGCCATTAAGAACGACAAACTTCACCAGATGGAGAGAGATCT AAAAGTCCTGGCTGAGAAGTACATTATGACTGCAGCCAAGCTCATCGCTCCGGCCATTGAGACTTCTTTTGCTACCGGATTTGACTG GTGTGTTGACATGGTGAAGAGTTCTCAGTATGTTGAGCTCGCCAACGACCTGGAGATAAACAAAGCCATCACCTACCTCCGACAGAAGGACTTCAATCAGGTGACT GCCGTGGAGACTCTGAAGACATTTGAGAAGAAGGACAGCAGAGTGAAGAGTGCTGCAGCCACCAACCTCTCTTTCCTCTACTTCCTG GAGAAGGACTATGACCAGGCCGACCGATACGCCGACCTCGCCATGACCGCCGACCGCTACAACCCGGCAGCACTGATCAACAAAGGCAACACGGTGTTCGTCAAGCAAGACTATGAAAAGGCTGCGGAGTTCTACAAAGAAGCACTGAGGAATGATTCCTCCTGCACCGAGGCCCTCTACAACCTGG GTCTAACCTATAAGAAGCTGAATCGTCTGGAGGAGGCTCTGGACTGCTTCCTGAAGCTCCACGCCATCCTGAGGAACAGCGCCCAGGTCATGTACCAGCTGGCCAACCT CTATGAGCTTCTGGAAGATCCCCAACAGGCCATCGAGTGGTTGATCCAGGTCTTGAGTGTAACTCACACCGACCCCCAGGCGCTGGCCAAACTGGGGGAGCTCTACGATGGCGAGGGGGACAAGTCCCAGGCTTTCCAGTACTACTACGAG TCCTTCAGGTACTTCCCCTCCAACATCGATGTGATCGAGTGGCTCGGGGCGTACTACATCGAGACGCAGTTCTGTGAGAAGGCCATTCAGTACTTTGAAAGAGCCACACTCATACA ACCGACCCAGGTGAAGTGGCAGCTAATGGTGGCGAGCTGCTACAGAAGAAGTG gaaactaccaGAAAGCTCTGGAAACGTATAAAGACATTCACCGCAAGTTTCCAGAAAACGTGGAAT gCCTGCGTTTCTTGGTGAGGTTGTGCACAGATATGGGATTGAAGGAAGTCCAAGAATACGCCACTAAGCTGAAGAAAGCGGAGAAGATGAAGGAGATCAGAGAACAG AGGGTGAAGTCGGGGCGGGAGGGCAGTGCCAGAGGTCGGAGAGAAGGCAGAGAGGGCAGCGCCGGGAGTGGTG